tcatttataaaaacatcGTATGACTATGTTTTAATTGTAGTACCTCAGAAAGTCAGGAAACTGACGAAACGTCGtacaaagttttaataaacatcgaaaaaattcaatctaATAAAGAGGAGAATTGAATCATATTATATAAACAATGGATAAGAACCctaatgatattaaattataattacaaatgaTATGTcggcaattaattaaataatgactCATTATAGTATCAGCAAATGAAATTTGTAAATCCCTCATAAGTTAATAAACGTCCCCTAAGTATCAATAAACGTAAATACCCACAACCCCCCACAATGTTTACAGATTACACATTGGCATAATTGAGTGCTAGACATTGAcattgattattttgtttcaattaaaCCCTTGTTAAATATCCAACCCAATTAACCCACATTATTAATAACACCTTCAATATTTGTCGCcgtgtgtatatatttatccaACACATGCTCGTAAACAACCGTCACCGCGCAATATTaaatctttatatatatatatgggtatttaatttaatgatgaataatgagtaataatcaaaataataataattaaatgatttgaTTACAGGTTATTATCAACCGGCAGGTCCGCTAATTCAGCATCCACCCACGTTGCCGCCAATAAAAGGCCCGCCACCGGAACCGACGCCCACGCCGCCCCAAAATTCCGAGAGCTCAGACGACCTGGTGGCAACATCGACAACTTCCGGTGGCACCAACAGCACAGGTAATTCTTGGCGTTCGTATCGTAAAACGGATTCAAGACTACCAAGCTCAGCGATTCCATCCACGTCAATTGTCCCCAGTGagcaaatgttttttttttcctactcctcgacttttatttttatttttatttttattttactcttgGTCATGatcttgattattattatcattatttttttgttctttttaaatcttttgtcTTCCCACAGCTTTAACGAGCTTAATAAACTTGTGTAGTTATGCCGTACGGAAGTATTCTGGTATATAACAGCGCAATGTTGAGAGAATGCTTGTGCTAACGAGACTAATTTAAGTTGGATGTactttattgttttttcagcAGGTGGTGGCTTCTACAGAGCCTACTGTCCTCAATACTATGGCACTCCGCCGCAGTATCAGGAGCTGTGTTATCCGCCGACTTATCCACATCCACATCCGCATCCACCACCGTATTATAAATATGCTCCAGCTTATAGaaggtaatttttatatatacatttatacatataggggagggaggggcaaaagggggtatttaaggaaataccaagttttcgaggactcaaatacgcaaaatctttttttttaatgatattcaaagtaaatagaagaaattttcagttaccgttgaaaaaaaaaatttttcatttctgcgggcaaagtagggtaccccctaaaaaaggtaaaaaaaaaatttctggattttaaacgaatttgattaagttgaatttttttgtaagtaatttacatgaagaaaaattatattttatatgtttattggatacaaaagaagaaaaaaaatttttagtaggttttatcataaaacaaacgttattaatctttttcaactgacagttgatttttgaaaaagtttaccaaaaaaaattcaaagtaacgcttaattatattcacagaagtgattttggaatgtttaaaaaccatttaaaatataaaatttttttttctcaaattttgggggaaccccgttttgcctaccctacccccttttgcccccccttcccctattttatcaaaaaattttagtatttcgttaaaaaataatagggCGGAGTCAAATGgccatcaatttttttttattaattaaaattacaagggGCAAAATGAGtcaccgattttttttttactgtaaaaagaCGATATGGACATCGTGGGGCAATTTGGGTCAcccgaaattttaaatttgcgataattaaaattttttagtgggGCTCATTTTGCTCGATAGTAAATTCTTGTATCACTAGATTATATTggggtgaaaaattttatcgaagactaaagttagaaaaaattaattaaattttgaaattttttttaagggccCATCTTGCCTCCTCTATCccttaattataaatcaaaaaattattgagttataaatcgcggaaaaattaattttatttgaaattataagcaaaatttttataattattgttaatttattcacaaaaaacaaaattttttccctaaaaatttcgttaatttaaaatttacttgattactgataatttaaagaatttattttgacaAATTCACTTAAAAACTCGGTTTCCAAACTTCAGTTTCGTTGTTAATGAATTtctcattataattaattcatttccGTTTTAATGAATGGAAAAACAAAAAGAGCGATTATTAATACAAATTATCAtaactcattaaaaaaaaatactagagAACTCgactcattaaaatttaattctgagaTCAAGTACGCGACCAACTAAATTAAGCTGCAGTTCATTTAGAAAAGTCCACAGTCCGAATATTAAATCAccggtttttaattttagcgtaaaaatgtttataagaGTATCAAGACATAAACTTTAGACTTTTAATGACTACAATatcaaacaataattaaaatttaataagtaaCCATACACAAGTCATAAAATCTATAAGATCAGTGGTAATGGTCagcaaataaatgatatttttctcgataccaataattaatttcaacagcccgtaattataaattatatatgttacaatataaaattatttacagacaGTACTACAGTTACCCAGAAGCAGGAGGAGGTGGAGGAGCAGGTGGCGCAGGAACCGGTGCTCCAGGAGTCGTAGAATACCAGCCTCCGCCGCCACCTAGTGATTACTCGATGCCGCCTTATTATGCCGGTTATCCACCGCCACCGGCACCACCACCACCGCCACCTAATCCCGCTTATCTTCACGCTCAAGGTCGACCTATTGTAGATCGTAAGTTAtcgcaattaaatttatccagGACCcaggtcaaaaaaataactcaatttcgacttttttgacttttgacttgaatttgacttgaaaatttaagtcaactgAGTCAAATTAAAGTCATGTTGGTTTGAATTTAACTTAGATGACTTAAATGTAAGTCAAATCCAAGATAACGTGACTTTAATTTAACTTAGTGGGTGTAAATCGGTActgtatttttgaaattacgccaaaatcaattttttttgacccgggtaatGATCAATTCAAAAGTGgaccaaatttttgaataataaataaaaattacagacGCAGCCTTCCAAGGTTGTCCGTGTCCGATGCAATCGTGTCCAAAAAACGTGGATACTGGGCCCCTTATTGGTAATGGTAAGGGGGCGCCAGTGGCATCGGGGCCCGGTCTGTCATTGCCACCCAGTGCTTTAGTAGGGCCCCCCTCGCCCGCGAGGGGACTAGCCGGGTTAGCGCCTCCTCACGGCGCTAATGCCTGGGACACGGATCGCGTCCAAATTAACACTCATAATCGTAatatcaataacaataatcagAATCAACAGCTTCCATCATCAACTACCCACATCAACGAATGCCGTACTAAGGTCcgtattcaaattcaaatcataataatatatcaCTGATTAGTTAATTGAttgagtatttaaatttatcaattacagGAAGAACAAAAATGTACGGACAATAAATGCAACAAATGTACGTGTCAAAAGCGAGCATGTACGTCAACGTGTGACGTCAAAATCGAGACATTATCACCAGCAGAAGCAACAGTACCTTCACCGTCATTGCAATCGCAGTCACCAGTTTCATTGCAACAGTCGCAGCCAACGCACCCCCCGACTTTACAGAAATTACCTCCAATGTCAACTGAAAGCATTCGCACATTCAAAATGGAGAACAATAACGTTAAGTGTGAGTCATGCAGCGTAGGAATCGTCAGTGATAACAATTTATCGTGTGTTTCAAACTGCAACGTTAAGTGCGAAGAGCAGCAGGATGATTACAAGTGCGGGATTATCAAGTGCGAGCAGTGTCTCAAAGAGGAAAGAGAAATGGCGATACTAGAAATAGACAAAGACTCGGGAATTCTTATGATCGATGACAAACTAGAGGCCGCTGAAGCTGAGGTTAAGGAAGAACTCAATGACGTCGTGGTTGTTAATATCAACATCGACAATCAGAACTGGACCAAACCCGATTACGAAGACACTGTCACTGAAACGATCGAGGACAAAGTTGAGAAAATTAACGGCGCTGATGTTAACGACGTAAATGTTAACGTTAACAAGACCGATGGCATTAATACCGTTGACGTTAACGTCAACAAGTGCTCGGGTAACAAAGAGACGTTACCGAAGTGCCAGAAGTTGACCAAGCGAAAGCTGTCACTCGACAGCCTGAGTTCTCCCAAGAAAATAAAACTAGACAAACGAACTCTGTCCGTAGGTTCAACCCGCGATTCTAACGACCACCGGGTACCGAACCCGATGAACGGGGAGTTTTTGGTTAACAGAACGATCGTCGCTGATAGAAGTAGTGATAAGGGGGTTGATAAGCTTGACTGTGGTTCAGTAGCGAGTGTGGGAGGAAAGGAGGGTAAGAAGAAAGTTAAGAAAGAAAGTTGTAAGCGCAAAGCTGATGACGGTGTTGCTGCCGAGGGTAACAACAAGAggtcgaaaaaatatttaagcaaTGGAATCACAAATTGTCATGTTAAGACGGCGTCCGCGATGAGTATTATGGAGACAATTAACAATGTGATTCAACAGAGTGTACAAATGACTAGTAAGAATGATGAAGATATTAATAAGTGTAATAGTAGtggtaataacaataataataatcataataataataatattaatattagtaataataacaataataataacgttaGCACTAAGAGCTGTAATGCGTTCAAAGAACGCGATAGTAAAAGAAAATCTGTTAATTTATTGTCGACTATTAAAAATGTTCCAAAGACGATAGTTAAGACGGTGGTTACGGATAAATTATGTGTTAATAAGGCggattgtaaattaataaaggaTAAGGATAAAGAATTGGGAGTCTTAGTGGGAGGAACAGGGGGAGTGGATAAGGACAAGTGCAAGGAAAGTAAGAGCAGAGTGAAGGGtaatataaatagtaataaaatagtgCAGGTTAAAAACAAAGTTGACGGGCGTAAACCCGGGGAATCAAAATTAAAGGGGAAGGTTGTTAAGATTTGCGAGGAGAGGGGCGGTGGTGAGGGAGAGGGGGGTAAGAAACAACCAGCGGCCTTAGTTAAAaagaagaataataaaaaaagtacaaagaaAATATGCGGCGTGGGTCATAAGAAGGCAAGCGGACGTGATGAAAGTGTCACGGGGGTTGTTAGTGATAGTTTTAGTTGTTTGACAAAGAAGGGCTTTCTTAAGCCCAAGTGGAGCAACGGCTGGAGCTGGGAAGGAGACTCGTATGAGGCCAAAGTTTATTTAACGGtgggttttttttgtttagtgTGGATTTGAGGGAGGGttgattgatttattgattGATTGTTTGGTTGTTGGTTTGTTTAGAATGAAGAGTCGGCTATACGGAGGTGTTACAAAAGTATGAAACACATAAGTGGTGATGTATTGAGACCACGGGACTGTGTTTTATTGAAAAGCGGTCCACGTAAAGCAGACCTGCCTTTTGTGGCTAAAATAGCTGCGCTTTGGGAAAATCCTGatgatggtaattttttttttgtttgttttttttttttttaattatttctatggGAGATTTTATGGTTtgctttatatttttcaggCGAAATGATGTTCTCGTTACTGTGGTACTACAGGCCAGAACATACGGAACAAGGTCGCACGGATTTCGACACTGAGGACGAAGTGTTTGCATCGAGGCACCGCGATGCTAATAGCGTTGCTTGTATAGAGGACAAATGTTATATTTTGACGTTCAATGAATATTGTcggtaagtatttttttttgctgatcAAAAACTGtaatcttaaattttttacgaaatctcaagtatataaaatccaattgaaaacaaaacttaCTGTTTTATGGATCCAGTACTTTGTATAcggtagaggtaccatttgtggccactgctttatttttggacatttaatcttttattttaattagtgaaaaagtgtaaaataaaattttcattttaatagaGGGTTAGAAGTATCTTtacacatatttttaaaattgattatgaTGTTGggtcttttacaaattattttatttgaatttttcaagtgtccaaaactggtcctacagtggccaaaaacggtacctttATCCTATTTAATTCAAACGCCAATAACACACTAACTAATAAATCggttactttaaatttaaatctgaaaatttctaaCCTTAATTTCAATTCTAAAAATCTTTTCCGTGAATGGCGTGGAAATCCCCACTATTCATAAATTTGCATtaaccaataaaaatttataagcaaATAATATGTGAAacaatgagtgtgaatgtagcagacagacaaatttaaaactatgaataaatagagtaaataattaagaaaaaaatatttataaaaaatgcacttattaatttcgcaattttttaaatgcacattttttaaattttgttttattaattatttactctatttattaattattttaaatttgtctgtctgctacattcacatatCGTCCGCTTTCTGGATAAATCTCGTGActgcaaaattataattttttcagaaatctGTCAAAACATATATTCTGTTACACGTGCgttaatagaaatattaaaattcaaaagtctCTCGAACATTATGTACTtgaagatcgaaacgtttttcacgcaacgaaaattaaaataattcatgaaatttgtgtCTAAAGGCGGATTTAGGGGGAGTCGGGGGTGGCTGGTCATTTTCGGGtgacgtgcgaaacatttccgaaatctagatccagtagattttttacttttcatttcttttttcttattttcgttcagcaaaaacgttccgatcttcaggtacatcgaATAttctgttataattattaaaattggaAGCTTTTTTACGCAATAGCGGTACTAAAGAATGGTTTTCACTCATAATTtgaactatgaaaaaaaagtagttacgAGGTTTACCCAGAAAGGGGAcgatatgagtgtgaatgtagctgacaactatcaatcttaaaattttgaaataagtgaatttaataaaaatcgaataaaattaagaaaatacacatttataaaatttggaaataagtatgtgcattttttttatttttatattttcaattgtttagttcatttatttgtaattcgAAATTagtctcatgtctgctacattcacactcatgtaaaacaaaaattcttttGACCTACAAATGATCtgatgatttaataaatatatcccacaaaatatatgtttaattattgtcatatatttttgtttcattaaaattatatgtattattttgtttgctggtttaattttaattacgatttctaaaaaatttttatcgataaataattcactgaagtagaaataaaaattgaatgagttttttttttttttttagatatcgaaaaaatttacgaaGAATAGAAGAAAATCTCGAATGTCCAGGACTAATAGTACCACCTGGGGAACAGAGTTATCCTCGGGAGAGTAGACAGCCTCCCATTCCAGTACCAGCAGATATGGTTCTATTTTGCCGGCGTGTCTACGACTATCGCGGGAAAAAACTCGTAAAAAATCCCGGATGACTCGATTccgcgtaaaaaaataaataattaaataaacaaccaacaaaaaaaaaataaaaaaatactaaaatggGAATCACAAGTactgataaagaaaaaaatataaaaacttacACTGAAACTGGCATTGATCTTCCAAGCGTCGCCGATTTGTGTTCCACTTGATATCAATTTCTATAAACAGCaactgaatattttatatcacGTTGCTATTTAAtctaaaagataaaaaaaaatatttatatatatatacccaaagaaataaaaataataaggcaattaaacaattcaaattaaaatttatcacaaacTGAATTGTTTAGCTGcggttataaataattaattattatattatataataattattaaaagtaaataaactgAGTGGAGCACAATTTTTTAGCGCTTAGATTTCATAGAGagatatagatattttttgcgatagcgttttacaaattaaacaaaaaaaataaataaaacaaaatatttttcacttaTTAAGACGTACATTGTAAGGGTGAGCTTGGATaggaaataaatgataataaataattaaaggaaatatttaaaatgtccAGTTTCAGtgttcagtaaaaaaaaaaaaaaaaatataaaacatgaCCATTTAAATAGCGACagggaaaatatataaattaaaatgaataattgtgTTACGAGtaatgatttataatttataatttaaaataaaaattttgttaattaaatttaaaaaagttgaaaagtcATATGTTAAATGCGTGTAATGTATACTATTTAAATTGGACGTTTGTGTGATGAACTTCCATTGtaagttatattatttaaatttaaattgtaatttaaataattcgttTTTTCCGAGACGAGACAAATTAGACGGCAATTATCCATTCATTTCTActcacaattattattgtaatcgtacactgtaaaaaatttctggattaaatccggagtgaatgcagacCGGATGACCGTGAATTTATTTGATCCCCTCGGAGGGAAATTTACTCCCAATCGGAGTGaatacgaatttaaataaaatctagatcAGTCCGAAGTCACTccgctcaaaaaaaaaatttttatttactccgtatgcggagtgaatttttgaaaaaactccggagtgaattcggatttaaataaaatccgtaatcactacgaattcactcccgatttacagtgtaaattttttttttatttttcgctggaattttttatctcgagcatattgatattaattaatgataataaattttttgagtgtcactatttttttgaatcattcaaattttaatttaattaattaattgattgaaaataggttttgtaatttttttaatttcattttggGATTGTATGTTTGCCgttttaaaatgattacaTTTAACGTACaggattttaatatttttttttagataatattaattaataactttttttttagttaaatcaaaatttcacccgctaaaaatttagacttcattttaattttttttttttattaaggaaGTATATGAATAATGAatgattgtaattattttgaagAAGTTTGTAAATCagcgaacaaaaaaaaatatgaaatttttgttaGCGGGAAAAATATgttgtattatttatattaatatattgaatattatataattatacttttattattattactattattattattattattattattattaattattgatatttaatgaactaatatataaatattgattttgtGTATTTAAGGGTATGAgcgaaaattaattacgattaATTAACATTGGATATGTTaagattaataaattgatttaaaaaattaactctcccaataccaaaatattttttgtttttcttttctattcttaaaaaaaaataatttaagatgtaatataattttatttatttattattaattaatttttgtatactttttaagaatattaatttttctatgctTAAATTACATTACCGACTTAATGACCGATGGAAAAATAACCGGATCGAAACTTaaccaaaaaagaaaaattttttacctaacaaataatttacttttttttg
The Microplitis mediator isolate UGA2020A chromosome 6, iyMicMedi2.1, whole genome shotgun sequence genome window above contains:
- the LOC130670131 gene encoding uncharacterized protein LOC130670131 isoform X3, yielding MKPQKKGIVSQKAPKSPPVAKKRKVLDKLSLDNKTDKKSKKLLSSSSSSPSSSSSASSSDKTKKGDSDKKKDKATEKRKKIDPKTKVDVKLIDDKKKCNPKEMDVKKIETDDKKMDKDDDCSLDLSLNSTSGNCGTEKKKNNKSDDKIKTEKVFDGKKKSCEIDKKKILSKDSTESGENDLSLTSLPVTVTDEVKNADDKSSAQNLVGKKNSKVKDDKNKKDCKLVNSKDSKENGKNQLTKDKKVDSSKKIDKDVGKKSKAVAVKKEINSKNINSGSKKSAGKKTCLLGKKSVEGTKKLADKKLKLVNKSKDKDDSSSVEDEEELLVNSKTKKKNPTNAKSKVSNNSNNSSDTNNQDSNNKKPKLAKQMKAKLPAKNGKLNNAVLKREKLKKITDKIVNRRKMELKESADKVNMVVDGKKMMKEEPLNSEEDDESIKKEICNDKEDEEESCCSGAASGGNSNSGSSNGSGSCLQVKSSDVKKSLKTPSKSKTSNKKQATKKSVKSNKSLEENCEKVCLKTGGSSPASSPCASASDDSSSSDSTTVTKQSTKNEETAGSGVKATSKKENECAFKIDLKVEKSNDDSNESQEASSSCGDSDEDYENELETRRNRQKKKKDREDSTDEERARRMRLFGFWSGPKRHRVASLNALAKVHCMYENEAGGVYLGGFCKPKPEKDKVAKKSSSATATATAPAAKEDKEESGRKEKDNSNKKTTTVTSKTESENVAKRNLRNVPGLRGKHWDMMECSSSSSSSSEDESNNEQPPQQSQSQQPRNPEVKNAKRGRKKNSTVRRKKPEEVMDLKDMVVCKRMASLNASAILAASYSDEKHLQSSSSTESSSSESSEVEFIKRRKQHGDAGETAAERRKAKQEEEALKASKKVVIVNQDTDVTITGVYVNQTRSTHHEGFCSIAGMQYRISSTSHTQTAATAVAAELHEQKPEQPCKSYTPLGALSSMQPPGSQATHPNMSPRRHSAFSAPHQHGYYQPAGPLIQHPPTLPPIKGPPPEPTPTPPQNSESSDDLVATSTTSGGTNSTAGGGFYRAYCPQYYGTPPQYQELCYPPTYPHPHPHPPPYYKYAPAYRRQYYSYPEAGGGGGAGGAGTGAPGVVEYQPPPPPSDYSMPPYYAGYPPPPAPPPPPPNPAYLHAQGRPIVDHAAFQGCPCPMQSCPKNVDTGPLIGNGKGAPVASGPGLSLPPSALVGPPSPARGLAGLAPPHGANAWDTDRVQINTHNRNINNNNQNQQLPSSTTHINECRTKEEQKCTDNKCNKCTCQKRACTSTCDVKIETLSPAEATVPSPSLQSQSPVSLQQSQPTHPPTLQKLPPMSTESIRTFKMENNNVKCESCSVGIVSDNNLSCVSNCNVKCEEQQDDYKCGIIKCEQCLKEEREMAILEIDKDSGILMIDDKLEAAEAEVKEELNDVVVVNINIDNQNWTKPDYEDTVTETIEDKVEKINGADVNDVNVNVNKTDGINTVDVNVNKCSGNKETLPKCQKLTKRKLSLDSLSSPKKIKLDKRTLSVGSTRDSNDHRVPNPMNGEFLVNRTIVADRSSDKGVDKLDCGSVASVGGKEGKKKVKKESCKRKADDGVAAEGNNKRSKKYLSNGITNCHVKTASAMSIMETINNVIQQSVQMTSKNDEDINKCNSSGNNNNNNHNNNNINISNNNNNNNVSTKSCNAFKERDSKRKSVNLLSTIKNVPKTIVKTVVTDKLCVNKADCKLIKDKDKELGVLVGGTGGVDKDKCKESKSRVKGNINSNKIVQVKNKVDGRKPGESKLKGKVVKICEERGGGEGEGGKKQPAALVKKKNNKKSTKKICGVGHKKASGRDESVTGVVSDSFSCLTKKGFLKPKWSNGWSWEGDSYEAKVYLTNEESAIRRCYKSMKHISGDVLRPRDCVLLKSGPRKADLPFVAKIAALWENPDDGEMMFSLLWYYRPEHTEQGRTDFDTEDEVFASRHRDANSVACIEDKCYILTFNEYCRYRKNLRRIEENLECPGLIVPPGEQSYPRESRQPPIPVPADMVLFCRRVYDYRGKKLVKNPG
- the LOC130670131 gene encoding uncharacterized protein LOC130670131 isoform X1, which translates into the protein MKPQKKGIVSQKAPKSPPVAKKRKVLDKLSLDNKTDKKSKKLLSSSSSSPSSSSSASSSDKTKKGDSDKKKDKATEKRKKIDPKTKVDVKLIDDKKKCNPKEMDVKKIETDDKKMDKDDDCSLDLSLNSTSGNCGTEKKKNNKSDDKIKTEKVFDGKKKSCEIDKKKILSKDSTESGENDLSLTSLPVTVTDEVKNADDKSSAQNLVGKKNSKVKDDKNKKDCKLVNSKDSKENGKNQLTKDKKVDSSKKIDKDVGKKSKAVAVKKEINSKNINSGSKKSAGKKTCLLGKKSVEGTKKLADKKLKLVNKSKDKDDSSSVEDEEELLVNSKTKKKNPTNAKSKVSNNSNNSSDTNNQDSNNKKPKLAKQMKAKLPAKNGKLNNAVLKREKLKKITDKIVNRRKMELKESADKVNMVVDGKKMMKEEPLNSEEDDESIKKEICNDKEDEEESCCSGAASGGNSNSGSSNGSGSCLQVKSSDVKKSLKTPSKSKTSNKKQATKKSVKSNKSLEENCEKVCLKTGGSSPASSPCASASDDSSSSDSTTVTKQSTKNEETAGSGVKATSKKENECAFKIDLKVEKSNDDSNESQEASSSCGDSDEDYENELETRRNRQKKKKDREDSTDEERARRMRLFGFWSGPKRHRVASLNALAKVHCMYENEAGGVYLGGFCKPKPEKDKVAKKSSSATATATAPAAKEDKEESGRKEKDNSNKKTTTVTSKTESENVAKRNLRNVPGLRGKHWDMMECSSSSSSSSEDESNNEQPPQQSQSQQPRNPEVKNAKRGRKKNSTVRRKKPEEVMDLKDMVVCKRMASLNASAILAASYSDEKHLQSSSSTESSSSESSEVEFIKRRKQHGDAGETAAERRKAKQEEEALKASKKVVIVNQDTDVTITGVYVNQTRSTHHEGFCSIAGMQYRISSTSHTQTAATAVAAELHEQKPEQPCKSYTPLGALSSMQPPGSQATHPNMSPRRHSAFSAPHQHGYYQPAGPLIQHPPTLPPIKGPPPEPTPTPPQNSESSDDLVATSTTSGGTNSTGNSWRSYRKTDSRLPSSAIPSTSIVPTGGGFYRAYCPQYYGTPPQYQELCYPPTYPHPHPHPPPYYKYAPAYRRQYYSYPEAGGGGGAGGAGTGAPGVVEYQPPPPPSDYSMPPYYAGYPPPPAPPPPPPNPAYLHAQGRPIVDHAAFQGCPCPMQSCPKNVDTGPLIGNGKGAPVASGPGLSLPPSALVGPPSPARGLAGLAPPHGANAWDTDRVQINTHNRNINNNNQNQQLPSSTTHINECRTKEEQKCTDNKCNKCTCQKRACTSTCDVKIETLSPAEATVPSPSLQSQSPVSLQQSQPTHPPTLQKLPPMSTESIRTFKMENNNVKCESCSVGIVSDNNLSCVSNCNVKCEEQQDDYKCGIIKCEQCLKEEREMAILEIDKDSGILMIDDKLEAAEAEVKEELNDVVVVNINIDNQNWTKPDYEDTVTETIEDKVEKINGADVNDVNVNVNKTDGINTVDVNVNKCSGNKETLPKCQKLTKRKLSLDSLSSPKKIKLDKRTLSVGSTRDSNDHRVPNPMNGEFLVNRTIVADRSSDKGVDKLDCGSVASVGGKEGKKKVKKESCKRKADDGVAAEGNNKRSKKYLSNGITNCHVKTASAMSIMETINNVIQQSVQMTSKNDEDINKCNSSGNNNNNNHNNNNINISNNNNNNNVSTKSCNAFKERDSKRKSVNLLSTIKNVPKTIVKTVVTDKLCVNKADCKLIKDKDKELGVLVGGTGGVDKDKCKESKSRVKGNINSNKIVQVKNKVDGRKPGESKLKGKVVKICEERGGGEGEGGKKQPAALVKKKNNKKSTKKICGVGHKKASGRDESVTGVVSDSFSCLTKKGFLKPKWSNGWSWEGDSYEAKVYLTNEESAIRRCYKSMKHISGDVLRPRDCVLLKSGPRKADLPFVAKIAALWENPDDGEMMFSLLWYYRPEHTEQGRTDFDTEDEVFASRHRDANSVACIEDKCYILTFNEYCRYRKNLRRIEENLECPGLIVPPGEQSYPRESRQPPIPVPADMVLFCRRVYDYRGKKLVKNPG